The DNA segment TGCGATCAGTGATTCTGGTCAGATTGCCAAAGATTGGCAGAAACGTCTGCCATATAACTCTGCTCCTTATACCTCGACCATCGTTTTTCTGGTGCGTAAAGGCAATCCAAAACATATCAAAGACTGGAATGATCTGGTTAAACCCGGTGTGAGCATTGTCACGCCCAACCCAAAAACCGGAGGTGCACCGCGCTGGGTTTACCTGTCTGCATGGGGCTATGTCCTAGATAAAGGCGGTGATGCTGCACAGGCTCAGGACTTTGTGGGTAAGCTCTACAAAAACGTCGCGGTTCTAGACTCAGGTGCTCGCGGTTCACTGACGACTTTTGCCCAACGCGGTATTGGTGATGTGCTCTTAACTTGGGAAAATGAAGCGTTGCTGGCCACTAAAGAACTTGGTCCTGATCAATTCGATATCGTGACGCCATCGATTTCAATTCTGGCGGAGCCTTCTGTTGCAGTCGTTGATAAGGCAGTTGATAAGCATGGCACACGTAAAGTTGCTGAGGCGTATTTGAATTACTTGTATACCCCTGTGGGTCAGGAAATTGTGGCGAAGAACTTCTATCGTCCTCGTGATCCAAAGATCGCAGCGAAGTACGCGAGTCAATTTGCGCCGATCAAACTGTTTACCATCGATAAAGTGTTTGGCGGCTGGCGCAATGCGCAGAAAGTTCACTTTGCGAATGGCGGCATCTTTGATCAGATTTATTCGAAGTGATTGATATTAATGACGACATTGTAGTGGAAAGAATTTTTTAGGTTCTCCTACACATACCCATTCATTTTGATCATCCCTGTGAGTGGGTATGTAGGTGAGCGATAAATCATATTTTTTATTGTATAGAATTATCTGACCACCTTTTGAAAATCGTATTTCAGATATTGCTATTCGGCACTTATCATCAAGAGTTTCAAAAGGGTTTGATTTTAAAACTTCTGAACAACTCAGCATGCTCATTGCTTCAATCATTTGGGGGCTGAAATGATCAACGTTTATAAAAATGATGGCTAATAGCGAGGCTAATATGAAGATTACGATGAATGCGATTTTTTTTCTCATATTTCTTTAGCTTTTACAGGCAATCCAACATAATGACATGGATTCATCAGTCGGCATGAATGGGGGCATGACCCCATTCATATGAGATTCACATTACCCCAACAACGCTTCCAATCTTCCCGCCGCACGTTCAATCGCTGCTTTGACTTGGCGTGGCGCAGTGCCACCCAAATGATCACGTGCTGCCACTGAACCACTTAAGGTCAATACCGCAAAGACATCCTGTTCAATGAGGCTGGAGAACTGTTGCAGTTCAGCAAGCGTTAGTTCTGACAAATCGCGGTTCTCGCGCACACCGAGTGCTACTGCTTTACCGACAATTTCATGCGCATCGCGGAAGGGGATATTTTTCTTCACCAAATAATCAGCCAGATCAGTCGCGGTTGAGAATCCACGCAGCGCGGCTTCTTTCATCACTTCGATATTCGGCACTAGTGCTGGGATCATGTCGGCAAAGGCGAGCAAGCTGCCGCGAACGGTATCAATCGCATCAAACAGCGGTTCTTTGTCTTCTTGATTGTCTTTGTTGTAGGCCAGCGGTTGGCCTTTCATGAGGGTGAGTAGGCTCATCAAGTCGCCATATACCCGACCACTCTTGCCGCGAATCAGTTCTGGTACATCAGGATTTTTCTTCTGCGGCATGATGGATGAACCCGTGCAGAAACGATCTGGGATTTGCACAAAGCGGAACTGCGCAGAGGTCCACAGCACGAGTTCCTCGCTAATGCGCGATAAATGCATCATGATCAAGGCTGCTGCACTGGTGAACTCAATTGCAAAGTCACGGTCAGAGACTGCATCCAGTGAGTTTTCACAGACGGCTTCAAATCCCAAGAGCTTTGCGGTGTATTCACGATTGATGGGGTAGGTGGTGCCTGCAAGTGCGGCAGAACCTAAAGGCAAACGATTGACGCGGCGGCGTAAGTCGATCAGGCGCTCACCATCGCGCAGCAGCATTTCAAACCACGCCATCAGATGATGACCGAAGGTCACGGGTTGTGCGGTTTGTAGATGGGTAAATCCGGGCATAATCGTGTCGGTATGCTGACTTGCCAGTGTCAGAATGCCACGCTCAAGTTTGGCCAGAAGCTGCATCAGCTGGTCGATTTCATCACGTAAATAGAGGCGAATGTCGGTTGCGACTTGATCATTACGACTGCGACCTGTATGAAGCTTCTTACCCGTAATTCCGATCAGGTTGGTCAGGCGATGTTCGATGTTCATGTGTACATCTTCAAGATCGATACGCCATTCAAAACGACCGGATTCAATATCAGCCTGAATGCTGCTGAGGCCTTTGATAATGTCATCACGTTCAGCATCGGTCAGTACGCCGACTGAAGCCAGCATTGTGGCATGGGCGATCGACCCTTGGATGTCTTGACGATATAGACGTTGGTCAAATTGCACAGATGCTGTAAATTGAGCAACAAAGGCATCCGTCGCTTCACTGAAGCGACCACCCCACATGCCTGACGATTCAGTTTTTACAGCGGATGTGTCAGAAGTTGTGGTGTTATTTAAAACAGGAGAATTGTCAGGTGTGGTCATCATCGGTACGCAAACACAAAATAAATGCGAGTATAGCAAATTCACCGAAGAAACAGACCAATAAACCTGTGGTACCGAACGCATCTGTCGAAATAGATCATGCATTCTTTATCCCACGCTTTTCTGAAGGGCGTGCGCTAGTCCGTTTGATTGTGCTTGCCAGCCTATTGGCGTTATTTTTTGCATTGTCCACGTCCTCAAGCTTTGAAATGCTGACGTGGGAGCGTTTATTCGTTTTTACGTTTTTTATGAATTGGGTTGCGGTGAGCTTTGCCATTGTGGCGGAGTTTTTAAGACAGCGCCTGATGCGCTGGTCACGGATCCGTGCCGTATTTGTGTGTTATACGATCATCGCAGTGATCGTGGTGGTGTACACCATATTGGTCAACACGATCGAGGTTCTGACGCATTTAAAACCTTGGGATTCACTCGCGTTACAAGAGCAGGTCATTCATCATTTAGTTCTTGCCATGATTATCAGTGGTGTGGTTTTGCATTACTTATACATGCGTGAGCAATTGCTGATCCGTGAGCGTGCTGAGCTGTTTGCACGTTTAGATACTTTGCAAGCCAGAATCCATCCTCATTTTTTATTCAATTCCATGAATACGTTACTCTCGTTGATCGAAACGGATAGCCATCAAGCGGGAGCGGTGGTTGAGGATTTATCGGCATTGTTTCGCGCAAGCTTACAGTCATCAGGAGAAGTCACCCTTGCCGATGAAGTCATGTTGTGTCGGCGCTATTTAGCCATTGAATCGCTGCGTTTAGGAGAGCGTCTGCAGGTTGAGTGGCATATTCCGGACGAAAGCATATTGAAAGTTCTAAAAATTCCCTCATTAACACTACAGCCCCTTCTAGAAAATGCGGTTGTGCATGGGGTGGAGGTCAGTGCGAATAAGAGTTTGATTACGGTATTGATTGAGTGGGCTGCCGATGAAATAAAAATTGTCGTCACCAATCCGATCCACATGGGCAATGCAAACCACAGTGGACGATCAGGCAATCAAATGGCTTTGAGTAATATCCATGAACGATTGCAGGCGCAATATGGAACAACCGCTCGCCTAACGACGCATCGTGCGCGTGAGTTTTTTACCGCGTATCTTTGCTATCCATTTACAAGAAATGTTTAGGGTTATTGATTTTATTCAGCGCATTATATAGGGTGTATGATGTAGGTTAGTATTCAGTGTTGAATATATACGGAAATGTAATCTGGGACAGAATGATTATTAAAATTAGTTATCCAAACTAACGTAGCCTAAACGTGCCGATGAATAATATTGCCAACAGGTCATGTGCACGAAAACAAGGACGAGGAAAGAGGGAGGTTTAAATGAATATTCTAATATGTGATGATGAGCCTCTGGGTCGGGAGCGTTTGAGTCGCTTGGTGGTAGAGGCGGGTCATCATGTTGTTGCGCAGGCTCCCAATGGTCTGGATGCGTTGGCTAAAGTCAGTGAGTTTCATCCGGATGTGTTGCTGCTAGATGTACGTATGCCAGAAATGGACGGTATACAATGCGCTGAAGCCCTCACTGGATTGCAAAACCCTCCTGCTGTGATTTTTGTGACGGCCTCGGATCAACATGCGATAGAAGCTTTTCAAAAACAAGCGATTGGTTATTTATTAAAACCAGTCAATCGAGATGACCTTTCTGCGGCGTTAAACCGTGCCAGTCGTTTAAATGCTGCCCAAGTCAATCAATTGCGCGCTGCAAATCATGGGGATAGCCCAACTCGGCAGCATATTACGGCGCGTACCCACCGTGGCATGGAGTTGATTCCCTTGGATAGTATTTATTACTTCTTGGCTGATCAAAAATATGTCACGGTTCGTCACGCGGGTGGTGAAGTGTTGATTGATGAAACGTTAAAAGAGCTTGAAGCAGAGTTTGGTGATCGATTTATCCGTGTACACCGTAACGCACTCCTCGCTATTCCTTTCCTTGAGGGCATCGAAATGGTGGCTACAGGGCAATATCAGGTGCGATTCCGTGGAATTGATGAACGATTGGCGGTCAGCCGTCGCCATTTGCCTCAATTAAAGGATAAAATGCATATGTTATAAGCGACCTTTGGTCGTTTAATGATATAGCTATTGAGCGTCAGTTTTCCTCAGCTCAATCGTCCACATGCAGTCAGCCGAGCATCACATGCTCGGTTTTAGTTTATTAATAGAGCGCTTTTGCAAAAGTTGTTTTTGGAACTGATCATATGAATCCTCCCAATGCGTTGTCTACGCCAGTTTCAAGTCCAAATACACCACAAATTCTCAATATTGCGACCCGCAAAAGCCCTTTGGCTTTATGGCAAGCGGAGCATATCAAAGCCCGTTTGCTGGCGCTTTATCCTGATTTACAAGTAAATCTCGTCACTTTTGTGACGCAGGGCGACAAGATTTTGGACACTTCTCTCTCTAAAATTGGAGGTAAGGGATTGTTTGTCAAAGAGCTTGAACAGGCGCTGTTAGATGGACGAGCAGATTTAGCCGTACATTCGATGAAAGATGTGCCGATGGATTTACCTGAAGGCTTAGAGCTTGCCGTGATTTGTGAGCGGGAAGATCCAACCGATGCGTTTGTCTCAAACCAATATAAAAAACTTGCCGATCTACCGATTGGTGCGCGGTTAGGGACATCCAGTTTGCGCCGGTGTAGCCAATTGCAGCATTATCGCCCTGATCTTCGTATTGTGGATTTACGGGGTAACGTGGGCACACGATTATCCAAACTGGATGCTGGAGAGTACGATGCAATTATATTGGCAAGCGCGGGTTTATTGCGGTTAGGGCTAGGTGATCGAATTCGTGAACGATTAGATCCGACATTATCCCTACCCGCAGTGGGTCAAGGCGCCTTGGGGTTAGAGTGCCGAATTGGGGATACTCGAGTATCGGATTTGATTGCTCCGCTAGCTGATGCCAAAACCAACAGTTGTGTGCGTGCGGAACGGGCCTTTAATCACCGTCTGATGGGCGGTTGTCAGGTGCCGATTGCAGGGTTCGCCACGCTCAAACAAGGGGAAATGACTCTTCAGGGCCGCGTGGGCAGTATTGATGGTCAAGAACTACTCAAAGATGAGATTGTCGGTGACCCTGCTCAGGCTGAATTGCTCGGCAAAACATTGGCGGATCGCTTATTGGCTGCCGGTGCGGATCGTTTGCTGGCTCAAGTGAATATTTTCCCCGATCAGGATGCTCAGCTAATTCCTTCCTCAGATCAACATCACTAGCAGGTCGAGCAGGCCTATGTCGATCGGACATTTTCTGAATACTCGCCCCAGTACGCGCGCCGCAGCATTGACCACTGCGGTGCTACAAGCGGGCTGGCGCGTAACGGAATTGCCTCTACTTGAGTTGGTCGCTCTGCCACTGAGTGAGTCCGAGCTCGATTGTCTGCAATTGCTGACATCCGATCCAGTCAGTGTGATCGTTGTGGTGAGTCCGACTGCGGCAAACATGGGTTTACAGGCGCTGGCTAGGCTTGGTATTGCGCCTGATGCACTGGCAATCCGCTGGCTTGCCGTTGGGCAAGGTACAGCTCAAGTTTTGCAAGCTCACAATCTCTATCCTGATATTCCCATGATTGAGACCAGTGAGGGGTTGATTGCTTCAGATTTGCTGGCATCGTTGCCAGCGGGTGCTGCTGTTATGGTCTGGCGCGGCGAGGGTGGGCGCGAGCTAGTGCAAGAGCGCCTCCTTGCACGCGGGGTTTCCTTACAGATTATTAATCTGTATTGTCGACAGTTACCAGAGTCTAGCCTGCAGCAATGGATATCTTTAGAAAAAAAAAGTGACAGTGATTTTCCCAGTGTTGTGTTATTAAGTAGCGGTGAGTCTTGGCGGTATTGGCAAAGATTAGCGGGTGCGCGTGCGCTGGAGCCTTGGTTATTGGTCTTAGGGCAGCGGCTGATGGTGGACGTGAGCCAATATACATCGCGTGTTCAGCAACTGATAGACTTACAGCCTGCGCATATAGTCAGTGTTTTGGCTGAACTGGGTGGTGCATCGTGATTAGAATGAGACGACAGGATTCAAATATGGCGACAGATTTTTTTGCGATTTTTGCAGCTAGGTGGGTGAGATGAAGCGCTGGACGAGTATGGCGGTCTCTTTAGCCGTGATTGCGGGGATTGGTTTTGTGGGCGATCAGCTCTATCAAACAGGCAATCAACATTATCAAGATATCGAAGCACGTCAGGCTCAGCTCGCACTTCAGGTTTCGGATCTGAACGATCGTCTCATTGCAGTGACTCGCGGCACTAAACCGACGTCCGCGCCAAGCGATGTCAAGAGTGATCAAGACACTGCAATTTCAATTTATGCACAACAATTGCCACAGCATTGGCTTAGGCAAAGCGTACAACTGGCACAATCACAATTGGATCAAGCT comes from the Aquirhabdus parva genome and includes:
- a CDS encoding sulfate ABC transporter substrate-binding protein, which translates into the protein MSQSTIRKTIFVVSAALSLSLPLSAWAETELLNVSYDPTRELYTDFNESFAKYWKGKTGEDVKVKQSHGGSGKQARAVIEGLEADVVTLALANDIDAISDSGQIAKDWQKRLPYNSAPYTSTIVFLVRKGNPKHIKDWNDLVKPGVSIVTPNPKTGGAPRWVYLSAWGYVLDKGGDAAQAQDFVGKLYKNVAVLDSGARGSLTTFAQRGIGDVLLTWENEALLATKELGPDQFDIVTPSISILAEPSVAVVDKAVDKHGTRKVAEAYLNYLYTPVGQEIVAKNFYRPRDPKIAAKYASQFAPIKLFTIDKVFGGWRNAQKVHFANGGIFDQIYSK
- the argH gene encoding argininosuccinate lyase; this encodes MTTPDNSPVLNNTTTSDTSAVKTESSGMWGGRFSEATDAFVAQFTASVQFDQRLYRQDIQGSIAHATMLASVGVLTDAERDDIIKGLSSIQADIESGRFEWRIDLEDVHMNIEHRLTNLIGITGKKLHTGRSRNDQVATDIRLYLRDEIDQLMQLLAKLERGILTLASQHTDTIMPGFTHLQTAQPVTFGHHLMAWFEMLLRDGERLIDLRRRVNRLPLGSAALAGTTYPINREYTAKLLGFEAVCENSLDAVSDRDFAIEFTSAAALIMMHLSRISEELVLWTSAQFRFVQIPDRFCTGSSIMPQKKNPDVPELIRGKSGRVYGDLMSLLTLMKGQPLAYNKDNQEDKEPLFDAIDTVRGSLLAFADMIPALVPNIEVMKEAALRGFSTATDLADYLVKKNIPFRDAHEIVGKAVALGVRENRDLSELTLAELQQFSSLIEQDVFAVLTLSGSVAARDHLGGTAPRQVKAAIERAAGRLEALLG
- a CDS encoding sensor histidine kinase encodes the protein MWSSSVRKHKINASIANSPKKQTNKPVVPNASVEIDHAFFIPRFSEGRALVRLIVLASLLALFFALSTSSSFEMLTWERLFVFTFFMNWVAVSFAIVAEFLRQRLMRWSRIRAVFVCYTIIAVIVVVYTILVNTIEVLTHLKPWDSLALQEQVIHHLVLAMIISGVVLHYLYMREQLLIRERAELFARLDTLQARIHPHFLFNSMNTLLSLIETDSHQAGAVVEDLSALFRASLQSSGEVTLADEVMLCRRYLAIESLRLGERLQVEWHIPDESILKVLKIPSLTLQPLLENAVVHGVEVSANKSLITVLIEWAADEIKIVVTNPIHMGNANHSGRSGNQMALSNIHERLQAQYGTTARLTTHRAREFFTAYLCYPFTRNV
- a CDS encoding LytR/AlgR family response regulator transcription factor, which translates into the protein MNILICDDEPLGRERLSRLVVEAGHHVVAQAPNGLDALAKVSEFHPDVLLLDVRMPEMDGIQCAEALTGLQNPPAVIFVTASDQHAIEAFQKQAIGYLLKPVNRDDLSAALNRASRLNAAQVNQLRAANHGDSPTRQHITARTHRGMELIPLDSIYYFLADQKYVTVRHAGGEVLIDETLKELEAEFGDRFIRVHRNALLAIPFLEGIEMVATGQYQVRFRGIDERLAVSRRHLPQLKDKMHML
- the hemC gene encoding hydroxymethylbilane synthase; the encoded protein is MNPPNALSTPVSSPNTPQILNIATRKSPLALWQAEHIKARLLALYPDLQVNLVTFVTQGDKILDTSLSKIGGKGLFVKELEQALLDGRADLAVHSMKDVPMDLPEGLELAVICEREDPTDAFVSNQYKKLADLPIGARLGTSSLRRCSQLQHYRPDLRIVDLRGNVGTRLSKLDAGEYDAIILASAGLLRLGLGDRIRERLDPTLSLPAVGQGALGLECRIGDTRVSDLIAPLADAKTNSCVRAERAFNHRLMGGCQVPIAGFATLKQGEMTLQGRVGSIDGQELLKDEIVGDPAQAELLGKTLADRLLAAGADRLLAQVNIFPDQDAQLIPSSDQHH
- a CDS encoding uroporphyrinogen-III synthase; translation: MSIGHFLNTRPSTRAAALTTAVLQAGWRVTELPLLELVALPLSESELDCLQLLTSDPVSVIVVVSPTAANMGLQALARLGIAPDALAIRWLAVGQGTAQVLQAHNLYPDIPMIETSEGLIASDLLASLPAGAAVMVWRGEGGRELVQERLLARGVSLQIINLYCRQLPESSLQQWISLEKKSDSDFPSVVLLSSGESWRYWQRLAGARALEPWLLVLGQRLMVDVSQYTSRVQQLIDLQPAHIVSVLAELGGAS